Proteins from a single region of Amblyomma americanum isolate KBUSLIRL-KWMA chromosome 10, ASM5285725v1, whole genome shotgun sequence:
- the LOC144108712 gene encoding uncharacterized protein LOC144108712, producing the protein MAGLPASLKSRSSHRERCSLYADDVALWVRGTPRRIRSMRTSLQRALDAAQVYLSSIGLTVSPAKTEALLYHPRGRRPHITTLRLGADGLTWRNQVKYLGLLIDRRLTWLPAVRALLPRLRRIGQAVQRLQARDKGCSPSWALRLYHAAATSLVTYAFPLVTLPPTRLRTLELGHRSVLRQCLGLPRISPIAATHAEAGSWPLSLLLLQTGLRHVNRLYHAPDGRALLSRLRRAPDSRMGLLYSTFHRLFGPPVNQAPFPPPPTRPPLPISVDIRSCSRRRTPVAALQQTAATLLQESLGGHLQVYTDGSVLPATGQAAAACVAPALGAALSCRLRFPANSTAAELAGLHLAADLLLLLPGQQPAVILTDSRAALQLLRQHQPRKHTVANLTARLMAIQDAGRPVSLQWLPSHVGITGNEAADQLAGAAHTNGSPVSSKVTQLDFARPALRQAVRALHPDPRVASEVRFMRVPDCLPRREWTLILRLRTGCS; encoded by the coding sequence ATGGCAGGACTACCAGCCTCCCTCAAATCCAGGTCCTCCCACCGGGAGAGGTGCTCTCTGTATGCAGACGACGTGGCCCTGTGGGTGAGGGGCACACCCAGGAGGATCCGTTCTATGCGTACATCTCTCCAGAGGGCCCTGGATGCTGCACAGGTCTACCTATCGTCCATCGGCCTCACAGTGTCACCGGCAAAGACGGAGGCCCTGCTGTACCACCCCAGAGGGCGTCGGCCGCACATCACCACCCTGCGGCTCGGTGCGGATGGGCTCACGTGGCGGAACCAGGTGAAGTACCTCGGCCTCCTGATCGACCGACGCCTCACCTGGCTTCCTGCGGTGAGGGCCCTCCTGCCTCGTCTACGACGAATCGGCCAGGCGGTCCAGCGCCTCCAGGCCAGGGACAAGGGCTGCTCTCCTTCCTGGGCCCTCCGCCTCTACCACGCAGCGGCCACGTCTCTAGTGACATATGCCTTCCCGCTGGTGACTCTGCCACCCACCCGCCTTCGGACTCTAGAGCTTGGACACCGCTCCGTCCTGCGGCAATGCCTGGGCCTCCCGCGCATCTCCCCCATCGCTGCCACTCACGCGGAAGCAGGGTCCTGGCCGCTGTCCCTCCTGCTCCTCCAGACGGGTCTGCGCCATGTGAACCGCCTATATCATGCTCCAGACGGAAGGGCCCTCCTGTCTCGGCTCCGCCGAGCCCCGGACTCCCGCATGGGGCTCCTGTATAGCACATTCCACAGGCTCTTCGGCCCCCCTGTCAACCAGGCACCATTCCCGCCCCCACCAACGAGGCCGCCGCTtcccatctcggtggacatccggagCTGCAGTAGGCGCCGTACACCTGTTGCTGCCCTGCAGCAGACTGCTGCCACCCTGCTGCAGGAGTCCCTGGGAGGACATCTCCAggtctacaccgacggctcggTACTTCCAGCAACAGGCCAGGCCGCTGCGGCCTGCGTAGCACCGGCCTTAGGTGCAGCACTATCGTGCCGCCTGCGGTTCCCAGCCAACTCCACGGCGGCTGAACTGGCGGGCCTCCACCTGGCAGCGGACCTGCTCctcctgctgcctggacagcagcCCGCAGTCATCCTAACCGACTCGAGAGCAGCCCTCCAGCTGCTGCGCCAACACCAGCCCAGGAAGCACACGGTGGCCAaccttacggcccgacttatggCCATCCAGGATGCTGGCCGTCCGGTCTCCCTCCAGTGGCTGCCTTCACACGTTGGCATCACTGGGAACGAGGCTGCGGATCAGCTGGCCGGAGCCGCCCACACCAATGGCTCCCCGGTGTCCTCAAAAGTAACGCAGCTGGACTTCGCCCGTCCTGCTCTTCGGCAGGCCGTACGGGCCCTCCACCCCGATCCCCGCGTGGCCTCAGAAGTCCGCTTCATGCGGGTACCCGACTGCCTGCCACGGAGGGAATGGACCCTAATCCTGCGACTGCGAACGGGCTGCTCATAG